The DNA window ACCCGCGACCGCAGAATCTCATCGCAATGGTCGGGCGTTTTGATGCAATCGACCGACCGTCCCGCCAGGTTCACCAAAGCAGCGGCGCCGTTGATCTCGGCCGACCAGGCGCCGAGCGTGCGTGCATTCCAGACGGCAAACCGCCAGGGCAACTCGTCCTGTTCGGCCGGCCGATGGCGTCCCAGCACGACGACATCGCACCCAGCATCGGAAAGGCGGCGCGCCAGATTCCCTCCCAGGAAACCGGTTCCCCCGGCGATCACCACGCGGCCTGCTGGCGATTCTTCGGTATTCGCTTCCAACGCTGCCCCCTCACGATTCGGTCGAATCGCCCTCATGTTTCCTGCCCGCCTTCGCACGCTGCCGGGACGTTCCCTGCACACTTCTGCCGAACGCAGTCAGGCCATTCTGATTGCCACCGGCGATGACGACAACTGCCGGAACGACGAGAATCCACTCCTGGAGAACCAACCGCACCGCCCTGCCCCGCTTAACCGTCTCTCCCCCAGACGCTCGCCCATCCAACACAGCGAACGCCCTGCGCACGACGCACCCCCTGTACGTTTGTAACGTCTGACACGATCAGACAGGCGAGTTAGTATAGTGCGGCGATCCGTATGTTTCTTCGCTTTCTCTTTCGGGCAAGGTATGGCTGGGCAATCACCTCTGGAACGCCAGTGGCTTATTCTTCGAACGCTCTGCGCGCGGCGCTACGGCGCCACCATTCGCGAACTGGCGGACGAATATGAAGTCTCCCCGCGAACGATCCAGCGCGACCTGGGGCTGCTGCGCGATCTGGGTTTCCCGCTGGAGCCGCAAGGCGGGCCGCACGGACGGAACCACTGGGTGGCGACGCACGACGCCCAGACACCGCCGTTTTCCTTCGATGTCAGCGAGATCCTCGGCCTGTATCTGGGTCGGGCCTTGCTGGAACCGCTGGCCGGCACGGTCGTCTGGGATTCGGCCAACACGGCGTTTCGCAAGATCAAAGCCAGCCTGGGCGAAGCGGCCCTGGCCTACTTTGGCAAGCTCAACGGCCTGATCCATCGCACCGCTTTTCGCGACAGCCAGTATGCAGAGAAATCGCAGATTATCGATGATCTGATGGTCGGCGTCGAAGACCAGCGGATGACGTTTATCACCTATCAGTCGGCCCGTTCCACCGAGCCGTTGACTTACGACGTCTATCCTTATGGCCTGGTCTATCATCGCGGGTCGTTGTACCTGGTTGCGATGTCGCAGCATCATGAAGAGATTCGCACCTTCAAGCTGGACCGGATCACCGACGTCGGTCTGGAGAATCTCACCTTCCAGCGACCGGCCGACTTCCGCCTGCAGGAGTACCTGCAGCATAGCCTGGGAATCTATCGGGGCGACGGCGAGCCGCAGCGGGTCGTCGTGCGGTTTGCGCCCGAGGTTTCGCGGTATGTGGCCGAACATCACTGGCATCACAGCCAGCGGCTGATCCCGCAGAAAGACGGCTGGCTCCGCTTCGAGGTCGAGCTGGCCTCCCTGGCGGAGCTGAAAAGCTGGGTGCTCGGTTTCGGCGCCAAAGCGATGGTGCTGGAGCCGACATCGCTGCGGGATGAGATCCTCGCCGAGGCCCAGGCCATGCTGGAAAACGCGGCCGCCGCCCAGCGCAAAGCGTCCCCCCAGTCGGCCGAACATTGACGACCCCCGGCGTGCGGTCGATACTGGACGAACCCGTTTCGACCGTTTGACGCATGAAGGAAAATCAATGCCTGCCGGCCCGACTGCTGCATTCCCCGCGACTCCCTTTTCGATCCGCTCTGCCTGGTCCCGCCGTCTGTCGCTGGCCGCGTTGCTCTGGCTGGCCGCATGCAGCAGCGGCCCGTTGCGAGAAACGACTGCAGCAGAGGCGAACGCCGCCAAGACCCGCCGGCCCAACATCGTGCTGCTGGTCGCCGACGACCTGGGCTATGGCGAACTCGGCTGCCAGGGGAACCCGGAAATTCCCACGCCCCATATCGACTCCCTGGCCGAACACGGCGTGCGGTTCACGGACGGTTATGTCACCGGGCCTTACTGCAGCGTGTCGCGGGCCGGCCTGCTGTCGGGCCGTTACCAGAACCGCTTTGGTTACGAATTCAATCCGACCGGCGCCCTGAACGAAGACCCGCGACTGGGCCTGCCGGTTAATCTGCGCACGCTGGCCCAGCGGCTGCACGATACGGGCTACGCCACCGGGCTGATCGGCAAGTGGCACCTGGGCGGGGCGGCCCCGTTTCATCCACTGCATCGCGGGTTTGATGAGTTCTTCGGCTTTCTGCACGAAGGACATTACTATCTACCCCCGCCGTACCAAGGCGCCGTGACCATGCTCCGCCGGCGCACCCTGCCCGACGGCGGCCAGGGACGCTGGACCAGCCCCGATCAGCCGCTGATCTACGGCACCCATATGCACCACGACGAGCCGGCCTACGACGCCAACAACCCGCTGCTGCGGGGCGGGCAGCCCGTCGACGAAACGGCCTACCTGACCGACGCGTTCACGCGCGAGGCAGTCGACTTTATCGACCGGCATCAATCGCAGCCGTTCTTTCTGTACCTGGCGTACAACGCGGTGCACAGCCCGCTGCAGGGCGCCGACGCGTATATGGAGAAGTTCGCCCATATCCCCGACATCCAGCGGAGAATCTTCGCGGCCATGCTGGCGAATCTCGACGACAGCGTCGGCGCCGTGCTGCAGAAACTGCAGGACGAACAGCTCGACAAACGCACGCTCGTCTTCTTCATCAGCGACAACGGCGGCCCCACGCTCGAACTGACCTCCAGCAACGCCCCGCTCCGCGGCGGCAAAGGCGACCTGTACGAAGGCGGCGTCCGCGTTCCCTTCCTGGTTAGCTGGCCCGGCGTGCTGCCGGCGGGAGTCGAGTACCTTCCGCCGGTAACGTCGCTCGATATTTTCGCCACCAGCCTGGCGGTCGCCGGTGCCGACGTGCGCGAATCGCAGACCGACGGCGTCGATCTGCTCCCGTTCCTGCAGCAGCAGG is part of the Lignipirellula cremea genome and encodes:
- a CDS encoding sulfatase-like hydrolase/transferase; this encodes MPAGPTAAFPATPFSIRSAWSRRLSLAALLWLAACSSGPLRETTAAEANAAKTRRPNIVLLVADDLGYGELGCQGNPEIPTPHIDSLAEHGVRFTDGYVTGPYCSVSRAGLLSGRYQNRFGYEFNPTGALNEDPRLGLPVNLRTLAQRLHDTGYATGLIGKWHLGGAAPFHPLHRGFDEFFGFLHEGHYYLPPPYQGAVTMLRRRTLPDGGQGRWTSPDQPLIYGTHMHHDEPAYDANNPLLRGGQPVDETAYLTDAFTREAVDFIDRHQSQPFFLYLAYNAVHSPLQGADAYMEKFAHIPDIQRRIFAAMLANLDDSVGAVLQKLQDEQLDKRTLVFFISDNGGPTLELTSSNAPLRGGKGDLYEGGVRVPFLVSWPGVLPAGVEYLPPVTSLDIFATSLAVAGADVRESQTDGVDLLPFLQQQERTDVPHAQLYWRFQQRAALRQGDWKLVRNPARNQQTPIAWELYHLVNDPGETKDLAAAEPARLAELIAAWEQLDKQMIEPFWQKR
- a CDS encoding helix-turn-helix transcriptional regulator, encoding MAGQSPLERQWLILRTLCARRYGATIRELADEYEVSPRTIQRDLGLLRDLGFPLEPQGGPHGRNHWVATHDAQTPPFSFDVSEILGLYLGRALLEPLAGTVVWDSANTAFRKIKASLGEAALAYFGKLNGLIHRTAFRDSQYAEKSQIIDDLMVGVEDQRMTFITYQSARSTEPLTYDVYPYGLVYHRGSLYLVAMSQHHEEIRTFKLDRITDVGLENLTFQRPADFRLQEYLQHSLGIYRGDGEPQRVVVRFAPEVSRYVAEHHWHHSQRLIPQKDGWLRFEVELASLAELKSWVLGFGAKAMVLEPTSLRDEILAEAQAMLENAAAAQRKASPQSAEH